A single Fusobacterium hominis DNA region contains:
- a CDS encoding RnfABCDGE type electron transport complex subunit B: MEAVLIPAIVLGLTGLAMGLFLAFASIKFEVEVDPKIEAIIGVLPGANCGGCGYPGCSGYAAAIVEEGAAMSLCAPGGGAVAAKIGEIMGASVDVSSEKMVARVLCQGNNTNTHKIYDFDGELQTCSAMMLYAGGEKSCQYACLGHGDCERVCPVGAIKVTEGGIAHVDEDKCISCGLCQKACPKKVIAMLPQKSVVTVTCSSKDKGAVAKKACATACIGCGICAKNCPVGAITVENNLAKIDPAKCISCGICATKCPTKAIVSEIKELRKAEIIEENCKGCTACARKCPVGAIEGAVKEKHHVIEDKCVGCGICYDTCKFNAIKMNVVDKK, translated from the coding sequence TCCTAGCTTTTGCTTCAATTAAATTTGAAGTAGAAGTAGATCCTAAAATAGAAGCAATAATTGGCGTTCTTCCAGGTGCAAACTGTGGAGGATGTGGATATCCAGGATGTTCTGGATATGCAGCTGCAATAGTTGAAGAAGGAGCTGCAATGTCACTATGTGCCCCAGGTGGGGGAGCAGTAGCTGCTAAAATCGGTGAGATTATGGGAGCTAGTGTAGATGTTTCAAGTGAAAAAATGGTAGCAAGAGTATTATGTCAAGGAAACAATACAAATACTCATAAAATATATGATTTTGATGGAGAACTTCAAACTTGTTCTGCTATGATGCTTTATGCAGGTGGAGAAAAGTCTTGTCAATATGCATGTCTTGGACATGGAGATTGTGAAAGAGTTTGTCCAGTTGGAGCAATTAAAGTAACTGAAGGTGGAATAGCTCATGTTGATGAAGATAAATGTATTTCTTGTGGATTATGTCAAAAGGCTTGTCCTAAGAAAGTTATTGCTATGCTTCCTCAAAAGAGCGTCGTTACTGTTACATGTTCTTCTAAAGATAAAGGAGCAGTTGCTAAAAAAGCTTGTGCTACAGCTTGTATTGGTTGTGGAATTTGTGCTAAAAACTGTCCAGTTGGAGCAATCACAGTTGAAAATAATCTAGCTAAAATAGATCCAGCTAAATGTATCTCTTGTGGAATTTGTGCTACAAAATGTCCTACTAAGGCTATTGTAAGTGAAATTAAAGAGTTAAGAAAAGCTGAAATCATAGAAGAAAATTGTAAAGGATGTACAGCTTGTGCAAGAAAATGCCCAGTTGGAGCAATTGAAGGAGCTGTAAAAGAAAAACACCATGTTATAGAGGATAAATGTGTAGGTTGTGGAATTTGTTACGACACTTGCAAATTTAATGCTATAAAAATGAATGTTGTAGATAAAAAATAA